Proteins encoded within one genomic window of Triticum aestivum cultivar Chinese Spring chromosome 2D, IWGSC CS RefSeq v2.1, whole genome shotgun sequence:
- the LOC123049001 gene encoding uncharacterized protein: MPIRSAPCAWTVEEFKKWVDVNGDGRISKAELRQAIRRRGCWFATVRAGRAVRRADRDHNGYVDDAELEHLVAFAREHLGMNISAR, from the coding sequence ATGCCGATAAGGAGCGCCCCGTGTGCGTGGACGGTGGAAGAATTCAAGAAGTGGGTCGACGTGAACGGCGACGGCCGGATCAGCAAGGCCGAGCTCCGCCAGGCCATCCGCCGCCGGGGCTGCTGGTTCGCCACCGTTAGGGCCGGCCGCGCCGTCCGCCGCGCCGACAGGGACCACAACGGCTACGTCgacgacgccgagctggagcaccTCGTCGCTTTCGCGCGGGAACACCTCGGCATGAACATCTCTGCCCGTTAG